CCAGGTTCATCAGACAatccacacaggggagaaacgcTTTAAATGTGCATTTTGTGTTAAAGCGTTCGCAACATCTACAGAGTTCCTGATACACCAgagcattcacacaggggagaatccCTTCAGGTGTGAGTTGTGTGACCGAGCTTTCACACGTTCATCGGCGGTCGCTcaacatcgacgcagtcacaccggggagaaaccattcacctgcgaAGTGTGCAACAAATCATTCTCCCAGTCGTCAAACTTCCGTgaacaccaacgcattcacaccggggagaaacctTTCAAGTGTAAAGTGTGCAAGAAATCATTCTCCCGGCCATCGAGACTCCGTGAACACCAAcgccttcacactggggagaagccgttcaagtGTGAGGTGTGTAACCAGGACTTTACACAGTTATCAGGCCTGGTGAAGCACCGGcgtattcacacaggagagaagaaAACATTCACGTGTGAGGTGTGTAATAAGGACTTTGAACAATTATGGGGCATGTTGGCTCACCGTCGCATTCACACAGCGGGGATGGCAAGTGGGGTGTGTGACTGAGCCTCACACAGATAGTCACGCTAATGAAACACTGACATATCCATACTGAGGGAAAGGTGTTTCattgtgaggtgtgtgacaaagaCTTCACAAGGTCAACATAGACGAGGATTTCAACAGCAGATGGACTaatgtgggagtgggtggggaatgTTGGATATGGACAATGTTACAGAGGGGGAAGGAGGTGATTTTTGTGATGGGGATGGAAGTTCAATTGGAAGCTGAAGAGGATGACACTGACCCATTGTTGGAGATGAGAGAGGGAAGGGCAATCAAGATAATTGTATGGCTTGTAGGAGTAACCCATGAGCCTATTGCACCATTCCattagatcattgctgatctgtctTAACTCTATCTACCTGCCTTGGCTCTGTAACTCTTAATACCCTTTGTCTAACACTAAACCCattaatctcagttttgaaatgttcATTTGACCCCCAGTATCACAGATTTTTGTGGGTGTGTGATCCAGATTTCCTGCCTCTTTTTTGTGAAGAAGTGTTTGCTGACATCACCCTTGAACAGCCTTGCTCCAATTTTAatgctatgtccccttgttctagactctCCCACCAGAGGAATAGTTCCTCTAACTATTCTATCAACTTGTTTAATCAACCTctattaaattaccccttaattttcTAGATTCAATAGAATGCACACTGAGCCTgtacaacctgtcctcataatttcaCCCTTTTACCCCCAGGAACATTCTGTTGAATCTTCACTGTGTTccctccaaggccagtacatcgtTCTGGAGATGTGgttcccagaactgaacactgttCTCTAGATAGGATCTAAAAAGAGCTCCTTATAGCTGGAACAGAACTTCCACAAGGATACAGTTGGTTTTGGTGAGAAGTTGTGGGTTATCTTTTCTCTCCAGGGTAGTTCTGGAGTAACGAGCAGTTTTGACAGGAAAGCAGGACCTTGATATGGTCCAGTCAGATCTGCCGATGaacagttacatagaacagtacagcacagaacaggcccttcggccctcgatgttgtgccgaacaatgatcaccccacttaaacccacgtaacctgtatacccgtaacccaacaatccgcccattatccttacactacgggcaatttagcatggccaatccacctaacccgcacatctttggactgtgggaggaaaccggagcacccggaggaaacccacgcgcacacggggaggacgtgcagactccacacagacagtgacccagccgggaatcgaacctgggaccctggagctgtgaagcattgatgctaaccaccatgctaccgtgaggccccttgaacCAACTGTGTACCAGAAACACTTAAATCTTCACCCCTTGGACTTGAGAAGCAGGGAGATCAACAAGGAACGAAGGGAGTAAAAGTAATTTTGGGACCAAGGATGTAGAAGGTGGATATGAGGGAATGGTTAAACCAGATTGATGGTTACAGAAGCATTATTGTGAATGGAGTGTCAAAGGTCAAGAGAGTTGGGAATTAGAAAACGCTGTCCAACTCACCGGGGGAAAGTGTCTGCCAGGAACGGAACTAATTGGTCCATAAACCCAGCTAACCAGTGGATCTCTGTGACCATTGGTGTGTTTGTTTGATGGAAACAAGCTCCATCCTCTGTCTCCAAAGTTCGGTGTCAATTCTGATCATTGGAATTGGGAGCCAGACTACAGCACAGAAAATTTAAAGAAACATCTGTCTGTTATATAGAGAGATTTTAAAGAAATTTCTATCTGTCGTATTCCgagagtgtgtgagcgtgtgtgtgtgtgtgttagtaaaGTGAGCAAACTCTCAGGAGTGTGTATGGGGTAGAATTGGACTCTGCTTCAGTTGGTGATGTGAATTATGGAAGATCCTCTTCAGGTGACAGGTGTTTAACTATACTCTCCTGTCTGGGAGGACAACTATCCTGAgtatggtgagggagtggggttgAGTCTCTACAGATCCGAGTTCCCTCAGTCCATCATACCGTGCTGTAATAACTGGATATGTTCACCGTACACTCTTCCAAGATTCATTTCATGTTCTGGGAATGATCTTGGGTCATTTTCAAATCCTTATTTTGGTTGATTTAAATTTTGGTGTAAACTGAATAGATGTAGATGTTTATCTGCTGTTTTATCAATCTCCTGTATAGATTTAATCTCAGAATAAATTAATTCTTTTGGCTTCACTCAAACTAACTGACATATCAACATGGTGTACTCGTATTCTCTGAAACACTCAGGAACCTATAGTAAGAGTCCTGTACACAATATATTGATCAATGTCACTGTGGCTGGTATACTTTCTCCATCCATGGGTGTGTCATTTCCAGCTCAATGGAAGAATGTTTCCCTGAGAAAGGAAGTTTTGCATTTTATATCAATTTTCACAAACTCACCATGTCCAGAAACACTTTACAGCTAACCAGGtgccttttgaagtgtggtcactgttgtaaagaAGGAAACATGACGGTCAattagtgcacagcaagatcccacaaacagcaatgtgataatggacaGATAATCCGTTTTTGCAACTaatttttgttttattcgttcatgtgGGCAGCGCTGGCTGGGACTGCGTTTATTGCCCTTGAAggaacatttaagagtcaaccacattgctgtgtgtctggagtcacatgtgttgctcgttgtgttctctctttaattggctctgtttatggtggttaatatgatcgccttccttaattctaattacgtttgctcaagagtccgcaggtatctttcgataccgccacaaatgGTAATGTTGCCTATCTGTatcgctacaggggctgtgatgtgtccctgttgtaaatgacctgtaaagccgctgagtgtgatggtgtctgttgtgggccacgtgtcccTCTGGAACATCgcggaggaattgagtgtggtgcgggaccctcctgtgtcccaaagaaattctacgggcTGTCCCCGGACTTTGCCTGCTACGACCGGTCGACCGgccttgtcccaaagggtgtcgcagacccaagttagGGAGCCCGAGCAGCGTCAATCGGTGCCATTCATGTCTCCATTGTCTGAACAGGCGCTAACGCTATGAatcggctttgccctattcctgtttagggtgcctgtctgttggacaCTCTGCTACTTTTGGGGCGccttgcactctcgtgcaaagtatCCTAAATGTCCACAATTGTAACATTCCTGGgttttgggctggggtgggctgttcctgccctcattcacccatgcggggttctggtgcgcttttactggatgcatgtctgcatctgcctgctcttcctcgggtttGAGAAATGCGGTTTTGGTGTGTACAGATTGATCCCaagcgggacaaccttttcaaaacccatttttcattatgagccccgtctgaggggtcataattcgcacaagctctctgtcctgcctctgttgcatgagagaccaggattcaagtccatttggccatattatctgcgGACAAATGGACTCTCCAAAAACTGCGGTAAAgtgaatccacaagcgtccagcaaacgctgtggggtgctctgtcttcttttgcctgcatttgtttaggccttctaATGGGTCTACTCAGttgtagccgatcgcatcaaggatcgctgtgtgcatgtcttggagtgtgcctcctcctacattctgtgggtcgggaagggctgccacgactgaagggtcgaggcttaaaactgtgagctttacctgctctctctcgtccaggccgtacatggtagcctgctgtttaactttaGCTAAAAATTGATGGGAGCCCgatgtggggaggaacggtgcAATTTTTCcacacgcgtcccgtaattgggtcacggttaagggggttgtgtacaggaaatctgtgtctccttctgctgcggcactgcggtgtgtggttaccggATTCATTGGGGTGTGTTTtgcctgttcagtggggggttggggtgctctccttttctggggtttcTCCTGCACACATGCTCCATGTTCATATCTATGGGCTGTTTcattcaattcctgccaatcggggctgtTTTCCTGATCTAATTGGGGTCCGAATGTGCTCTGAAATccattttgaactgaaagcagggattgcaattctgcaatttgctttcgacattttgcgtggtctacggagctctgcctttgttccgttgtggaagtatggagtgctcgtagggctgctttcaaATCACTGCACTTTTTCTGCAATTGCTCTGCCTGCTGCTTggtttcctgtcttaccaagaccgcacgttgtgtgtcctggtaggccttatcatattgcGTCTGGAAGCTACTTAAGTGCGCgggacaagactggtgtgccctcttgccatcatccacctctctgtcctttgctGCTAACTGCTCTCTTAACTCTTTATTCTCCTTCTCTATCTCACTCACATCTACCTCActggttctatctctctcctctatctctctacagAGCGTcttaacgacctcctctgtgccttgcaattgtgccaagcaggacacgattgccatcggcttgcgagcttttcccaagctcttcttctggatctctgacaggttctcccaccaagtatgtcctatactcccgggacccgTTTCCTCATTAGCGCAGAATTCActtcaaaggggccatcctttccctttgagatatttcctgatctcatcttcccaaacgggacactgtcctactctgctggtcgctgcgacctcaaattcctgggggttcataaggcgttccattgccttcattgccatcttttctatctctgggttctctactgaatttggaacagggggtgataaagtggtgatgtaaacacgtgTACGGCTGACGCTAATACCGgactacaaaactcccgacagttttacgcaacaaaatctctcaggtttaccttatatccctgttagtacgcatgcattaacacacttccgaatctcggaggcttgatcagtattgTCCAAACGCTTGTGGTTTGTCTGTTTCTAATTGGATATCTAATTGAAATTTTGGGTTATCTCGGAGTGGTGAGGCCACTTCTAAGttgagtcccggcggagtcgccagtaaatgttgctcgttgtgttctctctttaattggttcTGTTTATGCCGGTTAATatgatcgccttccttaattctaattacgtttgctcaagagtcgccaggtatctttcgataccgccacaaggttcaaaaccgaatactgatcaaagattcgatacaccagttagtaagttcgaaatcaatgctcatttatttacacacacagtcaattatactcatgcacaaactctaccaactaaactatcacgactactaaagcctatacttagcttcgggcgcccactcagtcagaggaacaatggccgttgtccggttctgaggctgttggggtcgagctggtacggaatggtAGCTCGGAATGTCTATCTGTCAGCATGCGTTACTTTGGActgacttgttctggtgcagctgctaggcaggcctctcgtcgctgagagccaagggcAAGAAGAGCGATTCTGTCttaggggcttcttcttatacccaaagggggctttgcgcgcttttgaacttggtcccaattaattggaccgtatcctgatcattggattcgatttcctccaataaaggggacgctgccctgattgctgggcgggccctaggtggccgttggcctgctttgttctagtctcctctggcgccggggtgtctgctttagtgtcgtgtacctaaatgtttctcttttgtccccggagatagctcattagtatgctaatggttttgcagtatcgatcttgtctgggagctgcaaactccaatcaacaaacaaccttgcacctgcttgctttctcagcattgtccattttttccttcattttctgcaagtgtccattttgtaatcgggacgtggccaccccaggtggctacacatgtaggccagaccaggtaaggacagcagatttccttctctatagagcatagaacaatacagcacagaacaggcccttcggcccacgatgttgtgccgaacctttgtcctcgaTTAATCAtagcttatcatagaatttacagtgcacttggcccatcgagtctgcaccggctcttggaaagagcaccctaccctaggtcaacacctccaccctatccccgtaacccagtaaccccacccaacactaagggcaattttggacacaaagggcaatttatcatggtcaatccacctaaccctgcacatctttggactgtgggaggaaaccggagaacccggaggaaacccatgcacacacggggaggatgtgcagactctgcacagacagtgacccaagccggaatcgaacctgggaccctggagctgtgaagcagttgtgctaaccccaatgctaccgtgctgcccttaagaacaaattaatctacactccattattctaccataatccatgtacctatccagtagctgcttgaaggtccctaatgtttccgactcaactacttccacaggcagtgcattccatgcccccacgactctctgggtaaataacctacctctgacatcccccctatatcttccaccattcaacttaaatttatgtccccttgtaatggtttgttccacctggggaaaaagtccccttgtaatggtttgttccacccggggaaaaagtatctatttggcaatcagtagctagtggtgtccctcagggatccgtgttgggcccacaattgttcacaattgatgatgatttggagttggggaccaagggcaatgtgtccaagtttgcagatgacactaagatgagtggtaaagcgaaaagtgcagaggatactggaagtctgcagagggatttggataggttaagtgaatgggctagggtccggcagatggaacacaatgttgacaaatgtgaggtcatccattttggtaggaataacagtaaacaggattattatttaaatgataaaatattaaagcatgctgctgtgcagagagacctgggtgtgctagtgcatgagtcgcaaaacgttggtttacaggtgcaacaggtgattaagaaggcgaatggaattttgtccttcattgctagggggatggagtttaaggctagggagattatgctgcaattgtataaggtgttagtgaggccacacctggagtattgtgttcagttttggtctccttacttgagaaaggacgtactggcactggagggtgtgcagaggagattcactaggttaatcctagagctgaaagggttggattacgaggagaggttgagtagactgggactgtactctttggaatttggaagaatgaggggggatcttatagaaacatataaaattatgaagggaatagacaggatagatgcgggcaggttgtttccactggcgggtgaaagcagaacttagggggcatagcctcaaaataaggggaagtagatttaggactgagtttaggaggaacttcttcacccaaagggttgtgaatgtatggaattccttgcccagtgaagcagtagaggttccttcattgaatgtttttaagataaagatagatagttttttgaagaataaagggattaaggattctGGTGttagggccggaaagtggagctgagtccacaaaagatcagccatgatctcattgaatggtggagcaggctcgagaggccagatggcctactcctgctcctagttcttatgttcttatgttcaaccatggttccttcacttgaccatctcttccctgcctgacggggacatacatatcaaagacacgtagtacctgttccttgaacaagtttcacatttcacttgtgtccttccctgacagccgatgttcccaacttatgcacttcaattcttgtctgacagcattgtatttacccttcccccaattgtaaaccttgccctgttgcacgcacctatccctctccattactaaattgaaagtcacagaattgtggtcactacctccaatatgctcccccactaacaaatctatcacttgccctggttcattaccaagtaccaaatccaatatggcctcccctctggtcggataatctgtgtgctgtgttagaaaagcttcctggacacactgcacaaacaccaccccattcaAACTATTTGAtcaaaagagtttccactcaatatttgggaagttgaagtcacccatgactactaccctgtggcttctgcacctttccaaaatctgtttcccaatctgttcctccacatctctgctgctattggggggcctatagaaaactcccaacaaggtgactgctcctttcctatttctaacttcaacccatattacctcagtaggcagatcctcctcaaactgcctttctgcagctgttatactatctctaattaacaatgcaaaccctccacctcttttaccaccctccctaatcttattgaaacatctataaccagggacctccaacagccatctctgcccctcttctatccaagtttccgtgatggccaccacatcgtagtcccacgtaccgatccatgccttaagttcacccaccttattcctgatgcttcttgcgttgaagtatacacacttcaacccatctccatgcctgtaagtactctcctttgtcagtgttaccttccccactgcctcactacacgctttggcgtcctgaacatcagctaccttagttgctggactacaaatccggttcccattcccctgccaaattagtttaaaacctccctcccaggatattggtgcccctctggttcagatgcaacccatcctgcttgtacaagtctcaccttccccagaatgcgctccaattatccaaatacctgaagccctccctcctacaccattcctgcagccacgtgttcaactgcactctctccctattcctagcctcgctatcacgtggcaccggcaacaaaccagagatgacggggatgggacgtttcggcgtggccagttcggcgtggccgattcggcggggccagttcggcgtagccgattggaatgggacgtttcggcgtggccgattcggcggggccagttcggcgtagccgattggaatgggacgtttcggcgtggccagttcggcgtagccgattggaatgggacgtttcggcgtggccagttcggcgtggccgattcggcggggccagttcggcgtagccgattggaatgggacgtttcggcgtggccgattcggcggtggagtttttcggcggagggacggaaatttattttaaaatctatgctagcgcttcccattgagagtctactgggggcggggggagaggtcagacctccgtagactctcaatgggaagcgctagcatagatttttaaataaatttaaaacccccatcgtggatctaattaaaacagtgtcaatttcagcggccggagagggaagctgctctctcactgaagcaatcagccggccgctgaaatcgacactgcccgctgctccctccaatccaacttttaagttttaatgtttctgattggagggagagagcagccggcagtgtcaatttcagcggccggctgattgcttcagtgagagagcagcttccctctccggatcaaagtgagccggccgctgaaattgacacaactgacagttggggtccataagctcccccgcggagcaccaaaccgggtctgactttatacagccggtgttactgaagatattgtgactttacacaatgtgttaagtcaaacagcagtgtagatcactgggcagctgcttcaatactttcagtaacaccggctttctttaagagtttaatgttggtgcctttctttaagagacccggtttggtgcacaaacacgatatctgaggcggctggaaggaaaagatacaagaaatgggctgcacaaacattttgcgactataactaatttgacgccgaaacgtccctccgccgaaaaattcctccgtcgaatcggctacgccgaactggccacgccgaactggccacgccgaactggccacgccgaaacgtaccaaacccagagatgacaactctgtctgtcctggcctttaacttccagcctaactccctaaacttgtttattacctccgcaacccttttcctacctatgtctttggtaccaatgtgcaccacgacttctggctgctcaccctcccccttcaggatcctgaagtcaCAATCCGcgacatccctggcacccgggaggcaacataccttccgggagtctcactcgcgaccacagaatctcctatctgttcccctaaccattgaatctcctatcactattgcttttctattctcccccccccccccgccccttcccttctgagccccagagccagactcagtgccagagacctggccgctagggccttccccggtaggtcatcccccccaacagcatccaaaacggtatacttgttttgaaggggaacggccacgagggatccctgcactgtttgCCCATTTGCCCAAATGTTTGcccatttgttttctttcccctgactgtaacccaggtactcttgtcctgtaccttgggtgtggttacctccctgtaactcttctctatgaccccctctgcctcccagatgatccgaagttcatagTGAACCAGATAGCTTTTTACGactatcgacaatggtttcatgatcatcattcgacttttaattccagatttttattgaattcagatttcaccacctgcagtggtgggattcgaacctgggcccccatagcattaccctgggtttatggtttactagtccagtgacaatactgtaCTCCACCGCCTCCTCTTGTGGGATCcatattgaccaggacatcagGGATAACTCTTCTGCTCTTGTACAGCGTAGTGtcctgggatcttttacattcacctgtgAGGGCAGACTGGGCCTTTGTTTCACTGATTTAATAGTTGgtacctctaacagtgcagcactcccagagTACTCCACCGGAGTACGTTACCAACAACCAGattgggaggtctcaccctccacgtgatgggaggcactgaaagcggtgATAAGGGGAGAAATGATTGCATCCCAAATGTGTagagaccgggaggagagggCGGCTAAGCAacagctggttgactccatactggaagtagcctggcgatactccgaggccccgaccgttgagctactggcagagaggaaaaagcaacaaatggactttgacttgCTCTCCACGAGAGCACCAGCTCCGCCAGACACTGGGGACCTTTTATGAAAATGGAGACAACCCCAGCCAcctgctgagaaagcaggcacctACAAGAGAAATAGCGCAGGTTAGAGACAACAATGTACACCTCCCAGCCCCCCCGAGGGGGACGATGAAGCAGCTCCTCAACAGACTGGACATGCTGGTCGTGGGGTAAGATAGGAGATGGGGCGTGGAACCAATATTAGAACTGTTGAGAGGTTGTGGAGAGTATCGAcaacatgcaggcagggaaggcgtggatggattcccggtggacttttaaaaaaaaatttgcaacAGCCCCGCACTTGTGCGAGATGATCGCAGACTCGATGGAAAGTGGTTCCTTGACACCAacactagcacaagcctcaatctcactgatccccaaaaaggacaaggacctgactcagtgtgggtcctacaggtccATCTCACTtctcaatgtagatgcaaaaatGGCTGCAAAGTTGCCAGAGGTAGTCGTGGAAGACCAGATGGACTCTGTCAAGTGCAGGCAGCTAACTGAACATTAGGCACCTGCTGAacttgataatgaccccatccaagGAGAGAACACcaaaagtgatcatctccctggacgcagaaaaggcctttgacagagtggaGTAGAAGTATCTtagaggtactggaacagtttggcttggGCCAGTGTTCACCTCTTGCGTGACACTACTGTACAATTCTCTCATGGCGGGGGTATGgattaacaccaccagctctaattACCCCTCGCTacacagaggcacgaggcaggaATGTCCGCTGTCCCAGCTGCTGTTCACTCTGGCAATCGAACCACTACCGATTGCCCTCAAAATGGCAAGGGGCTGGAGATTATCCAGAAGTGGAATAGCTTAGAATTTCACATATTGAACCCCTAGGCCAGCGTGGAAAGgatcatgtgggcagcacggtagcacagtggttagcactgtggcttcacagctcctgggtcccaggtttgattccccgctgggtcactgtccgtgtggagtctgcaagttctccccgtgtctgcgtgggtttcatccaggcgctccggttttctcccacagtccaaaaatgtgcgtgttaggtggattggccatgataaattgcccttcgtatccaaaaacgttaagtagggttactgggttatggggatagggtggcggtgtaggcttgagttgggtgctcttttcaagggcaagtgtagactcgatgggccgaatggcctccttttgcattgtagttTCTATGAAACTCCTAAAGGAGTTTGGAGTCTTCTGCTACAAACTAACCTGAGCAAGAGCTAAATCTTCTTGGTGAACCTGCTTgggagagggacagtgctggAGGGActaccgttcaaacaagcccaaaccaAATTCCGTTACCTGGCgaaccaaatagcccatgactgagcaaggatccacaaatggaacctgatgagTCTGGTGGAGGGAGTCAAACGAGACCTGCAGGGGTGAGGCTATCCCACTCTTGCAagaagggagagtgcagacgatcaaaatgatcttactgcccaggttcctcttcctgttcattaCTCTCCCGATCTATATCTCCCGAGGCCTGCTTTAACAttgtagacaaactaatcatggtgtttgtgtgggagCGAAGAACCCGAGGATCCAAAAAAATGTCTTCCAAGATAGAAGATGCATGGGAGGACTGGCTCTCTCAAACATACATTTGTACCACAGTGTGGCCACAgcaggagagtgaggggatgggtaaagaAACTAGGAGTGGAATGGAGGCGAGTTCTTCATAGGGACATCACTCTTAAGCCCTAGTCATAaccgcactcccatccccactgaCCAAGTGCTCAAGAAGCCCAGTGGGGGTAGCCATGCTCCCAACTTTGTATATGATGTGACAACAGATGAGCCTAATGAAAATGCCCACTGTGGTTCCCATctgtaataaccacaggttcacgccCGCAACAAT
The window above is part of the Scyliorhinus canicula chromosome 9, sScyCan1.1, whole genome shotgun sequence genome. Proteins encoded here:
- the LOC119971543 gene encoding zinc finger protein 519-like isoform X3, translating into MEEELLKCELCDKSFTCSSHFRNHQLTHTGGKPFTCEVCNKSFSKSSHLHIHKRIHTGEKPFRCDVCEKAFTQLSNFQVHQTIHTGEKRFKCAFCVKAFATSTEFLIHQSIHTGENPFRCELCDRAFTRSSAVAQHRRSHTGEKPFTCEVCNKSFSQSSNFREHQRIHTGEKPFKCKVCKKSFSRPSRLREHQRLHTGEKPFKCEVCNQDFTQLSGLVKHRRIHTGEKKTFTCEKDFTVLHQRIQRG